The sequence below is a genomic window from Rattus rattus isolate New Zealand chromosome 3, Rrattus_CSIRO_v1, whole genome shotgun sequence.
ATCTCTCCCCCGTTAGAAACATAATCTTTATATCTATGTCACTTTGAAGTCATCAAAGTTCACTTTCTCAaagccagcattttttttttttataatcgaTGTCTACTTAAATGAGGCGTAGTGTGGCCAGCTTACTTAGCATCAAATTCAGTGACTTGAAACGAGGCACTAAAATAATCTACAAGCTTGTTCATACACATGTTTGGTAAAAGAATCTGACTAGGCCTTTGGCAGGGTTGCTTACATTAGGATTCACTGTGTGGCTTTCACTGCCTTACAGTTATAATATCATGCTACTGAATTTAAGTCATTTGTATTCACAAATAAATATCAATCATATCTCTCAACCTTCGTCATGGGAGATATCGCTTCTTTCTGAGAACCATTACATCTTAGAATTCAATTCAAATATCAAACATTTGCAGTTCAGGAAAAGGATTATTTCCATTAGAATCTTTAGTTATAAgattaactattattattattcttttgcatgccttattttccttttcctgggaGCCAATTATTTGTAGGGTCTATATAATGCTAATGATATCTTCATGTCTTCTTTTAAAGTGAAGATAGATACTGTTAGAGGCCTTCTTCTAAGGGGTGACTTCATGTTAAGACAAAACTATAGAAAAATAACACTTATGTAACAAAGGTAATGAGTATGCTCTGCGACTCTTGGTGATTTTTTCTTGTTGACTTTCTGAGTAATTAATAACATTGTAAGTATCAAGTAGACACGATACTTTGCAACTAAAATTGTGTCAGATTTTGTTACTTGTATTCCGTTAGACTATTGTCAACTCACTTTCCTCAGTACCAAGGTGTATTGTTTTATGTCTACAGAGTGATGATCTTACTGCAAAACTGGAAACTGCAACGTCCAAATGTCTACATCTCTATAAGCAAAATCAGCTGCTTCAGCGGGAGTTACTCTCTATGAAAATGATACaaaggaaatatgaaaaattaaagaagcaTAAAAAGAAGTTAGAACAAGAAATAGTTAACCTCAGAAGTCACATGGAACAGCATATGATAGAGTGTGGTCAAATAGAACAATATAAGTGGGAAATCGAAGAGAAGACAAAGCAGGATTTggtggaaaaattaaaacaagtcaACCTATTCTTGCAGGTTAATTATATGCAATATGTCTTCATTCTTTTCACTGCAAATAATATTCGGTGTGTGCACATTTTATGCATGCTTCTACTTCTCATGTTGCAAGCTGCTTTATAAATTTTTAAGGAATGGCGGGAAAAGCCAGAGGTTCAGGAGGAGCAGATTGAAACAGAGTCTTCTGGACAGGACAAACCCACAGTTTTCATAAACTCACAGCAGGTGTGATAGCCAGCAGGAGGCCTGGGCAAGAACAAATCAGTCCACATTTTAACTGTGTGGGAGGAGCTTCATGCCCCTCCTGCTAACTAAGGAGCCATGGACAGTTGATGGTGTCTAGGGAGGGGAGAGTTGTTCTTTGTGAATGCAGCCCCCAGTAAGTCAACCATGttcagtggatggccccacaggCAGGAGTGTATGATCAGCACAAATTGAAacattatgtttttaaatgacaATGGGAAATTGTAGGAGGAGTTGAAAGGAGCAGAAGGGATAGACGATCAAAATTCTaggaaactctcaaagaataaaaaagtattttattagaaattttgGAAGGAAAGTGATGCACGTTTTCCCTTGAAGTAGTTCTGTCCGTGTATGTAAACTGATCATGCAAAACTGTTGTTCTTAGAGAATCATTTGATGTTTTACACTAGCGGACATAAAACCTGACTTAAGAAAAGGAGAAActatgggaaaaaaatcacactttgaATTCAAGCTACCTTGGtcaatttattaaattttgagtTGGTATTATTTTGTGACTTGTCAGATTGCGTGAGTATGAACATGGAATAATATTGATCTGAGGCCACAGTTCTTTGGTAGGACATGTGCTAAGCACATGTATTCAAGTCTCAGCACCACAAAAAGTTATAAAGGTAACAAATAAGAATGATTCCACTTTCAAATTCAAGTTTGACATAActcaaattaatgaaaaatatttggaatttagcattgttttacatatttaaatgcaTCTGTTAAATAACTGGTCGAAACAAAAGGAAATGGGTCACGATAACTCCTGGAGCTACAGTTATTTTTAATCTGTCTGCATTCAATTTGCTGTAGGCACAAGCAGCGTATGAGGACAAGCTAGAGAAGCTAAGACACAAACAGAACGCTTCGGTGCGAACTCAGATGGAGCACAGAATAAGGGACCTGGAGTCTGAATTCTCTAAGATGAAAAGCCAAGTTGACTGTAATcaaatagaaatggaaaactaCAAACAGCTCTACCTAGAAGAAGTGAAAATTAGAAAATCATTGTCAAATAAATTAAGCAAGTAAGTCACAACTCACAGAAGATAAATTAAGCTCAGGATTCTGTCCCTAGAACACAATTTTTGGTAAAATGGGTTATAGCAATTGGAGTGGAAATCAACTGTAGGATGTAAATTTGTAGGCTGGCGCTGATGCCCCGTCAGAGTTCCGTGTGCAATGCCCACACCATGTCCCACAAAGTTACgaaggaaaagagaataaaattttagaaaaaaagatcaaCGACATAACTGATCTgaaggggttggagggatggcccCAATGTCTAAGAGTGCATGCTGTTGGGCCTCCGAGTCCAGTTCCCAGCCTCCGCATCAGTCAGGCCACagcgcctgtaattccagctccggGGGAGCCAGTGCTTCaagctctgccagcacctgcgGTTATGTGAGCATGCGCACAGTcgtccttttaaaaacattaatagcTTCGTCCATGTCAACTtatatctccttttctttctatatagCTTTTTTATCCTTCCTCATGCTATCCTATAGTTAACCTGGCATATTGCTAAGGCTCTGTATTTCATATCCCCTCATTACCAAATTTCTGCTTATCACCCTCTCAGAAAGAAACATTGAAAGGTTGGAAAACTACAGCTTGAGCCCGTGGGTCATGGGATACTGTTACTGTTGCAGTGGGCACATCCTTGTCACTGGCAAATTAACTCTCCTAGCTTATGTTTGTTACCACTGAGGGTCCCTAGACACAAACTCTCCTGTAGAGTTCTCTACTGTGCCTTAAAGCATAGCTTTGTCCCAGGAAAACACTAGCGTAAGACTAGAGGAAAGTGTACTTTGGGACATGGTAAGACACAGTTTCCTACTCAGGACtgagtagaagacaggaagggTGGAGGCCACCTATAACATATTGGCAAATGAGTAACGGCCACGTTGTCCTCAGAGGTGCTTTGGCTGTTTGAGATCACTGACTGGACCACCTTGTTCTCTTCCAGAAGTTATTCCTCTGGGTTATTTTTCAGTGCCGCGTGCTTAATTTCTTCCGGGAAATGGGTGAAACCCACATGTGGTAAAAATGTCTTTAAGGCAaagggtttttttattattattattcttatacTGATTTACTCAACTCATTTATATCTCACTTCTTCTCTCATCTCTCAACCTTCTCACAAAGCAGAATGGTGGTTAAGCCAGATGAGCTAACACACGTGTCTTTCCACGGTTACCCTTTTCATGCATTTCTAAGACATCCGGGATCTTAGGCATAGGACTTTTCCAGAAGTCTGCAGTATAAGTGTTGAGCCACGTGTCATCGACAGAcatctctctcctccacaggGGTTGAACTGCTTGCTTGTTGTTCTCCTAGGTATACAAGCATGTCCTGCTTTAGAACAGTTTTTACACTGTACTTAGATGCACTGTATATGCCCTGACACAATTCAAGTTCTAAGATCCTATCAATGGGGAGTGCCGTTAactctttttaaatgtaggttATTTAGGATCAGCTCGGGAACACAAGGCATGGAGAATTTATCTTTGCACTCTTCTCAGAACAGATGAAAGACTGGCAGAGGTCAAGACCAAACTTCTCctagagagaaagcagaacagagctTCACAGTACAGCATGGTCGACATAAGACCTGTCCTGGAGTCCACCTGTCCAAGAGACAGTAATAGATTTTTCACTCCAAGAAGCTTCTCTAGAGAAAACATGCTTCCTACATCAAACCTCTGGCTTTCAGTTGAGACCATGGAAAACTGTAAGACCAAGGTTAGTTTTATCTTCCTTATGTTCCTTTGGATTCCATGCCTGGTGTAGCTCTTGTTGATTTCGTGCACTACCAAGTTATTTGGTTGCCTTGCACAAAATGAGTGAACATTATAACAATGCATGCTcgtgaagaaagaaaatagaaattctatAATTTTCAAGATTTCCAAAATTCTCGTTGGCAAGCAACGCTCGTTTGTTGACTTGCTGTTTCAGATGGAACTGACTGGGACTGCAGAAAACTGAAGGGTTGAGAAATGCTTTGGCTTTCCTTGCAAGGAATTTAGTTTGTGCTTCTAGATTAGTTTTAAGATGTTTTTTCGTAGTTGAGTGAAGAATATCGTTAGAATTTTAATGCAATTGATTTGACTCAAGGTTTGCTCTCCAGACCATGGACAAATTCACAATGTTAACTCTGGTGTCCTGTTAGCATGATGGCATCTCTCCGTCTTCTGTTGCCCTCGTCAGTTGTGTGTTCTTCTGCTTTAAACTGTTCATGGTAAACTCTCCAGCATCCTGTTCCTTACCTACTCAACTTTGTGTGTGCCTCCCCTTCAAGTCCACTTTCAGTGCCCATGTATCCATGAATGCAGAGTATAAGGAGTGGATCGGTGGCGTTGATCTGAAAGAAAACCGTCTTTCTCTCAACAGCCATCGGTTACAATAGTTCCTCTCACGGGGGCGGGGGGATGGGGGAGCTTCACTCCCGGCTGATTCTTCTCTCCCTTGGCTATGcttattccttaatttt
It includes:
- the LOC116895900 gene encoding ankyrin repeat domain-containing protein 26-like; its protein translation is MEDLGDLSQSSETASECGKLASPNYEAILKLIEGLSLECKDSGSLLKIQNAVYSYKRLIQLKNGHCKVLQGKLQVVEKEVSGLRKKLTDAEREQLEQEQELCNVRFTLKQEEEKRKNVDWIYNKIKEQLREKEEQYNKEVKARQKLEIRIRELDVEMKTVRNNLNKVLEERNCMERQLLQEQKARILQDGILASHLHKQKELKLAQEKISFQLQEALEQHRQPTQCAKKMQDCIQKLGLENHMLKATARKQAEKIEQLKKNLLSEFLSDDLTAKLETATSKCLHLYKQNQLLQRELLSMKMIQRKYEKLKKHKKKLEQEIVNLRSHMEQHMIECGQIEQYKWEIEEKTKQDLVEKLKQVNLFLQAQAAYEDKLEKLRHKQNASVRTQMEHRIRDLESEFSKMKSQVDCNQIEMENYKQLYLEEVKIRKSLSNKLSKTDERLAEVKTKLLLERKQNRASQYSMVDIRPVLESTCPRDSNRFFTPRSFSRENMLPTSNLWLSVETMENCKTKSTFSAHVSMNAEYKEWIGGVDLKENRLSLNSHRLQ